The Salarias fasciatus unplaced genomic scaffold, fSalaFa1.1, whole genome shotgun sequence genome contains a region encoding:
- the LOC115385051 gene encoding zinc finger protein 2-like — protein sequence MREEEEPGLHQFKEEQEEPKSSQIEEHEELSSSQKGEQFIVKFESETLKVPSVEDHSDLSDPEVPETEWFLSQDSEVHHEKRHMDSEPAPNLKLKKLKVFDRNSENICHVSEKQAECEERCEETDHNKDQLKVPAEEILHETCGQSFRQPGRKRTHTGEKPHSCETCGKRFRHQSRLLVHMRTHTGEKPHSCETCGKRFSRQSSLLRHMRTHTGEKPYSCEICGKSFSEQCRLLIHMRTHTGEKPYSCERCGKSFSQRSILNVHLRTHTGDKPHSCETCGKSFSLQSRLLVHKRIHTGEKPYSCETCGKSFRRQSHLSVHKRTHTDEKPYSCETCGKSFREQSHLLVHMRSHTGEKPYSCETCGKTFSQRSSLNIHLKSHTGEKPYSCETCGKRFGHRCSLNDHMRTHTGAKPYSCEICRKSFSQQSHLLRHMKTHTGEKPYSCETCGKRFRQQPDLKVHLRTHTGEKPHSCETCGKSFRQQCHLLRHMTIHTGEKPHSCETCGKSFSRQSHLKVHMRTHTGENLHSCEICGEIFIRQSSLKAHMRFHTGEKPYSCETCGKSFRHQCRLLVHMRTHTGKKPHSCETWQKVQLTESFVEPRGNSQR from the coding sequence atgagagaagaagaagaaccaggacttcatcagtttaaggaggagcaggaggaaccaaaaTCCTCACAGATTGAAGAACACGAGgaactcagcagcagccagaaggGAGAACAATTCAttgtgaagtttgaaagtgaaaccttgaaggttccttctgttgaggatcaCAGTGACCTGAGTGACCCAGAAGTACCAGAGACTGAGtggttcctctctcaggactctgaagtccaccatgagaaaAGACACATGGACTCAGAACCAGCTCCAAAtctgaagctgaaaaaactcaAGGTGTTTGATAGAAACAGTGAGAACATCTgccatgtttcagagaagcaggctgaatgtgaagaaAGGTGTGAGGAAACTGACCATAACAAAGATCAGTTAAAGGTCCCTGCTGAGGAGATCCTTCATGAAACATGTGGCCAAAGTTTCAGGCAACCGGGCcgcaagagaactcacacaggtgagaagcctcattcctgtgaaacatgtggcaaaaggttcagGCATCAGAGTcgtttgttggtccacatgagaactcacacaggtgagaagccgcattcttgtgagacatgtggcaaaaggttcagtCGACAGAGTagtttgttgcgccacatgagaactcacacaggtgagaagccgtattcttgtgaaatatgtggcaaaagtttcagtgaaCAGTGTCGTTtgttgatccacatgagaactcacacaggtgagaagccgtattcttgtgaaagatgtgggaaaagtttcagtcaacgcTCTATTTTGAATGTCCAcctgagaactcacacaggtgacaagccacattcttgtgaaacatgtggcaaaagtttcagccTGCAGAGTCGTTTGTTAgtccacaagagaattcacacaggtgagaagccgtattcttgtgaaacatgtggcaaaagtttcagacGACAAAGTCATTTGTcggtccacaagagaactcacacagatgagaagccgtattcttgtgaaacatgtggcaaaagtttccgtgaacagagtcatttgttggttcacatgagaagtcacacaggtgagaagccgtattcttgtgaaacatgtggcaaaacgTTCAGCCAACGGAGTAGTTTGAATATCCACCTGAAAAGtcacacgggtgagaagccttattcttgtgaaacatgtggcaaaagatTTGGTCACCGGTGTAGCTTGAAtgaccacatgagaactcacacaggtgcgaagccgtattcttgtgaaatatgtaggaaaagtttcagtcaacagagtcatttgttgcgccacatgaaaactcacacaggtgagaagccgtattcttgtgaaacatgtggcaaaaggttcagGCAACAGCCTGATTTGAAGGTCcacttgagaactcacacaggtgagaagcctcattcttgtgaaacatgtggcaaaagttttcGCCAACAGTgtcatttgttgcgccacatgacaattcacacaggtgagaagcctcattcttgcgaaacatgtggcaaaagtttcagccGACAGAGTCATTTGaaggtccacatgagaactcacacaggtgagaaccTTCATTCTTGTGAAATCTGTGGTGAAATTTTCATTCGACAGAGTAGTTTGAAGGCTCACATGAGatttcacacaggtgagaagccgtattcttgtgaaacatgtggcaaaagtttcaggcATCAGTGTcgtttgttggtccacatgagaactcacacaggtaagaagcctcattcttgtgaaacatggcAAAAGGTTCAGTTGACAGAGTCATTTGTTGAACCACGTGGCAACTCACAAAGGTAA